Proteins encoded by one window of Desulfomonilia bacterium:
- a CDS encoding alcohol dehydrogenase catalytic domain-containing protein, with the protein MKALVFRDSIPKIIGLKLLGGLKPDLYYKSPLSLLSLEDVPEPAIPSPEWAKIKVKLCGFCGSDLNLMFLRDSLMASPFTSFPSVIGHELCGEVVEAGGDVNVCRKGDIVTVEPMLGCKIRGIKPECRACRAGRPGNCENLAEGNLPPGMFMGMCRERGGGFAEYMVAHRSQIHRIPEGVSAESATLTEPLAVALQAVLDNRPADGEKILVIGGGVIGAMIVKAIRGLGIACNITVIEPAPFAAEYVQKSGADMVTAEGILETAEKVTGARSYKPLIGQRILQGGFERVYDTVGHSPTLQASLIATAAGGTVSLVGIGNKVTFDPTPLWLKLQTLKGVYAYGSIMTETGPKHVFEMALDLIKDGRVFVQDMLTHTFPIEKYRDMIEVNLSKGKNRAMKTAIKF; encoded by the coding sequence GTGAAGGCGCTTGTTTTCAGGGATTCCATACCGAAGATTATCGGCCTGAAGCTACTGGGCGGCCTGAAACCGGATCTCTACTATAAAAGTCCGCTTTCTCTTCTTTCTCTTGAAGATGTCCCCGAGCCTGCGATCCCGTCGCCCGAATGGGCTAAGATAAAGGTGAAGCTCTGCGGTTTCTGCGGGAGCGACCTCAACCTCATGTTCCTGAGGGATTCTCTGATGGCCTCTCCCTTTACCTCGTTCCCGTCTGTTATCGGCCACGAGCTTTGCGGCGAGGTCGTTGAAGCGGGCGGTGATGTCAATGTCTGCAGGAAAGGAGACATCGTAACGGTAGAACCCATGCTGGGCTGCAAAATACGCGGCATCAAGCCCGAATGCCGAGCATGCCGGGCAGGGCGCCCCGGAAATTGCGAGAACCTTGCAGAGGGCAACCTGCCCCCAGGGATGTTCATGGGCATGTGCAGGGAAAGGGGAGGCGGTTTCGCAGAATATATGGTTGCACACAGGAGCCAGATCCACCGTATTCCCGAAGGAGTAAGCGCGGAATCCGCTACGCTCACCGAGCCCCTGGCCGTGGCTCTGCAGGCCGTGCTGGACAACAGGCCCGCTGACGGCGAAAAGATTCTGGTCATAGGTGGCGGTGTAATAGGGGCGATGATAGTCAAGGCCATACGCGGGCTCGGCATCGCCTGCAATATCACCGTAATCGAACCCGCGCCGTTTGCAGCTGAATATGTGCAAAAATCCGGTGCCGACATGGTAACCGCAGAAGGCATACTGGAAACCGCGGAAAAGGTGACCGGCGCAAGGTCATACAAGCCTCTGATCGGCCAGCGCATCCTCCAGGGCGGGTTCGAGCGCGTGTACGATACCGTGGGCCATTCGCCGACCCTTCAGGCGTCGCTGATTGCCACGGCCGCGGGCGGGACAGTAAGCCTTGTGGGCATAGGCAACAAGGTCACCTTCGACCCTACGCCCTTATGGCTCAAGCTCCAGACCTTAAAAGGCGTATATGCCTATGGCAGTATCATGACCGAGACCGGCCCCAAGCATGTTTTCGAGATGGCGCTTGACCTGATCAAGGATGGCAGGGTCTTTGTTCAGGATATGCTGACGCACACATTCCCCATCGAAAAATACCGCGACATGATAGAGGTCAACCTGTCAAAGGGGAAGAACCGGGCTATGAAGACGGCCATAAAATTCTGA
- a CDS encoding thiamine pyrophosphate-binding protein, translating to MTQMIPGGHLVAKYLREIENIDTVFALSGGHIEQILDGFTEYRLRTIDVRHEQAAAMMAEAWSLYTGKTGVCLVTAGPGFTNAITGIANACLDNAPLVVLCGKHPLRDDLKGALQELNQLDIVKPVVKWCATCYETKRIPEYLAMAFRHAEEGRPGPVFLELPPDILNVKIALKDVFMPPHKVRKFSVRPDDSAIREAAEIIDKAKRPLFLGGSGLRFSNAGDALGRFIDRTGMPFIIMNFGRGELPDNHPLSIWDVGNTGLLLGLGQADVLVATGVRFNWLLQSGQVIPPDVKVVRIDIDPIEIDRNRQADVGLVGDAASILDQLARTVKKKNHDSWVSDLRAASHAFIESELKLRGAPSDPIHPIRLVAQIQKAVGEDAIYMADGGDTVYFGLVGFTSTNKAGVIGTASGLLGCLGTGIPFAIGAKVANPDKKVVLLNGDGSFGFNAMEFDTAVRHNIPIVCVVNNDCAWGMIKHSQELSIGSDRLICSELGARHYEKVVEGLGGYGEFVTKDEDIIPAIERAFRSGRPACINVMTDPTATSPATPLFYQSLKMG from the coding sequence ATGACACAGATGATACCGGGCGGCCATCTGGTTGCCAAATATCTCAGGGAAATCGAAAATATAGATACGGTGTTCGCGCTTTCCGGCGGACACATAGAACAGATACTGGACGGTTTTACCGAATACAGGCTTCGCACCATCGACGTGCGCCATGAGCAGGCGGCGGCAATGATGGCGGAAGCCTGGTCATTATATACGGGCAAGACCGGCGTGTGTCTGGTGACGGCAGGCCCCGGATTCACGAACGCGATAACCGGCATCGCAAACGCATGCCTGGATAACGCCCCTCTTGTTGTTCTGTGCGGAAAGCACCCTCTCAGGGATGACCTTAAAGGCGCTCTGCAGGAATTGAACCAGCTGGATATCGTCAAGCCGGTAGTGAAATGGTGCGCCACCTGCTACGAAACGAAGCGCATTCCCGAATACCTGGCCATGGCGTTCAGGCATGCCGAGGAGGGCAGGCCTGGACCAGTCTTTCTGGAGCTTCCGCCCGATATCCTTAATGTAAAGATTGCTCTCAAGGACGTGTTCATGCCGCCGCACAAGGTGAGGAAGTTTTCCGTGCGTCCTGATGATTCTGCTATAAGGGAAGCGGCCGAAATCATAGATAAGGCCAAGAGGCCCCTATTCCTGGGAGGAAGCGGCCTCAGGTTCAGCAATGCAGGGGACGCCTTGGGGCGCTTCATCGACAGGACAGGCATGCCTTTCATCATAATGAACTTCGGGCGCGGCGAACTGCCCGACAATCATCCGCTTTCCATATGGGATGTCGGGAATACCGGGCTCCTGCTGGGCCTCGGCCAGGCCGATGTCCTCGTTGCAACCGGGGTGCGCTTCAACTGGCTGCTCCAGTCCGGCCAGGTCATTCCGCCGGATGTCAAGGTCGTGCGTATCGATATCGATCCGATAGAGATCGACCGAAACCGCCAGGCCGATGTCGGCCTCGTGGGAGATGCGGCTTCGATCCTGGATCAGCTCGCGCGAACCGTAAAAAAGAAGAACCACGATTCGTGGGTTTCGGACCTGCGTGCGGCGAGCCACGCCTTCATAGAAAGCGAACTCAAACTGCGTGGTGCCCCGTCCGACCCCATTCATCCCATACGACTCGTGGCGCAGATACAGAAGGCAGTCGGCGAGGACGCGATCTACATGGCCGACGGCGGCGATACGGTATATTTCGGTCTGGTGGGGTTTACGTCTACGAACAAGGCCGGAGTGATCGGTACAGCCTCGGGCCTGCTCGGCTGCCTCGGTACGGGCATACCGTTCGCAATAGGCGCCAAGGTGGCCAACCCCGACAAGAAGGTCGTTCTGTTGAACGGTGACGGCTCCTTCGGCTTCAACGCGATGGAGTTCGATACCGCCGTCCGTCACAACATACCCATTGTATGCGTGGTCAACAACGACTGCGCCTGGGGCATGATAAAGCACAGCCAGGAGCTGTCCATAGGAAGCGACCGCCTCATATGCTCGGAGCTGGGCGCGCGGCATTACGAGAAAGTGGTCGAGGGACTGGGCGGCTACGGCGAGTTCGTTACAAAAGACGAGGACATAATTCCCGCCATAGAGCGTGCGTTCAGGTCGGGCAGGCCTGCCTGCATTAATGTCATGACCGATCCGACAGCAACGAGTCCGGCAACGCCTCTCTTCTACCAGTCGCTCAAGATGGGGTGA
- a CDS encoding NAD-dependent epimerase/dehydratase family protein, translated as MKALVTGATGFIGSVLTGELLREGHTVRVLALPGENTEGLLKLGCDVRRGDLLKPHTLQGLCDDIDTVFHLAGRVTDWGRKELFYTAIYDATRYILEESIGHASRFVYISSIAAIGFARHIKGFRESDTPVKCGLPYGDAKLDAEGLVMKAHDAGRIACTIIRPANVTGPGSVWVKDIVERMLSMPVPLFDGGIYSASLIYVDNLVNGIILAGTKDIAKGKIYQLRDDWDVTWKRYVTDLGALIGKKPGPAIPYRAARAIAWLCDMVFTPLGIRPPVTRMSVDIMGRDMDVDNTLAKKELGWKTTVSYPEAMLKIGPWVKEHYGKRN; from the coding sequence ATGAAAGCATTGGTAACAGGGGCGACAGGGTTTATCGGTTCAGTCCTGACCGGGGAATTGCTCAGAGAGGGCCATACGGTCCGTGTGCTAGCACTGCCAGGGGAAAACACTGAGGGGCTTCTTAAGCTCGGCTGCGATGTAAGACGCGGAGACCTCTTGAAGCCGCACACTCTTCAGGGTCTGTGTGATGATATTGACACGGTCTTTCACCTTGCAGGCCGGGTCACTGACTGGGGCAGAAAAGAGCTTTTTTACACGGCAATTTATGACGCCACAAGGTATATTCTGGAAGAGTCCATAGGTCATGCCTCACGTTTCGTCTATATCAGCTCCATTGCCGCAATAGGCTTTGCGCGCCATATAAAGGGTTTCAGGGAGAGCGACACGCCGGTTAAATGCGGGCTGCCCTATGGAGACGCCAAGCTCGATGCGGAAGGTCTCGTGATGAAAGCGCACGATGCTGGCAGAATTGCATGCACCATAATACGTCCCGCCAATGTAACCGGCCCGGGCAGCGTCTGGGTAAAAGATATCGTGGAAAGAATGCTCAGCATGCCTGTGCCGCTTTTCGACGGCGGTATCTACAGCGCCAGCCTAATTTATGTAGACAACCTGGTGAATGGAATCATTCTCGCAGGCACAAAGGATATCGCCAAAGGCAAAATCTACCAGCTGCGCGATGACTGGGACGTAACCTGGAAGCGCTATGTCACTGATCTCGGGGCATTAATAGGAAAGAAGCCGGGTCCTGCCATTCCCTACCGCGCAGCCAGGGCGATTGCGTGGCTATGCGACATGGTCTTCACGCCCCTTGGCATACGTCCGCCCGTTACGCGCATGTCGGTCGACATCATGGGTCGTGATATGGATGTAGACAATACGCTGGCCAAAAAGGAGCTGGGATGGAAGACAACGGTTTCCTATCCTGAAGCCATGCTAAAGATCGGACCCTGGGTTAAGGAACACTACGGTAAAAGGAATTAA